AAAGAAATTAAGAGAAATATATGAAAAGTATAGTTTAAGCAAACGATTGCTTATTGAACAACCAGgtagttttacaatttattaaattgtttcaaaactaaaaaaaaaaatccgaagtcttaacacattaatatagaATAGGAATTGAAATTCTGATTAGATCAGATTAGAAATCTTGAAGATATTTGGTAAACTGTCATTGTCGTACCTAatcatactttttttaaaagacatgaaaaaaaaatatcaacacgattgttttatttaaaatttatgcaagtgataaaaaatcaaatactaaCTAATATCTTCTATTTTTTTCTCCATTACCTATTGATCACCAATAgtattggtattatttattaccagtAATATtagtgtattttcatttttcttccACAGATGCTAGCCCAGATACATTTGAAACGCCACAGCCAACTAAAGGACCAATGAGTAGTAGAACTGTTGATCCTACAGATTTAGATGATGGCAAACATGATGATTCTAGATCAAAAGACACTGGTTAgtagatacaatatttttaaacaaatttaatcagTACTCCTAAGTTAACACGACTACCACAACATCGGGTTTTAGGTGCTAAGactacattcatttttattgttatatgtgGTTTATCGTTTTTTACATGTCATGGAAAGTGCTGCCATAAAATTTCaagcaaaacaatatttttggtttGAACCCTACAATTCCTCTCACGCATTTAAGCATGAGAACATAagttgtatagaatataatttaagatgTTAATAATTGCGAAATAGAATAAATTCTGATATTGTGGCAGTTGGGATAATCCGGATGAGTACTGCCTAGAAATTAAAGTAGTTATTCTTATAGTATAAGAAACAAGAATTATGCTCAACGTGAACCGTATTTTCGTCTTAGTGCGTGCATACTGCATATGCATCACCTTGTTTTTTTGTGCATACTGCATTGCATAAGCTTAAATGTATACATGTGTCGTGTGACGTTaccttaaatttattattggttacataatatatacattttacattaggTACCCCTTAAAAAATATGCGCAGTCTTATCCTTGAGCATACTTCTTATTCCTTATACAATGGTTATGCTAACCCAaaagaataatttaatgtaGCGAATGAAATAAATCAATTGGATCTATTGGCTATTAATTTATGACCAAttgcaaatgtattattaaaatattctaatgttccatatttagttatattatacataattatattacacaaaaattttttcagaaattattGGATTGGACAAATTTTTAAGCAATACTACAAGTGAAGATAATCATAGTTTTAATGAAATCATTAAAGAAGCGgaaattcaatacaaaaaaaaggttttaaattataaataattttattaaattaaatatatacttaatataaaacttataatttttttagaatgcaTGGTTATTTGAGGGTGAAAAAAAAGCATTAGAAATGGTTGATAAACTTGAAGTGCCTTCAATTGAAAGTCAAGCATCTAATACAGAACGTGCATTTAATTTAGATTCCTGggcatttaaaaacaaaaactttattatgtatattcctGATGGAGTAACATTGACAAAAGACGAACTTATAAATATGGCATCCAAACGACAAAAAATTGACCATTCTAACACGAGACTCAAATTAAATCCATTTGACGAAAGGCATAACAAACAACAACTATGCAGTTTAGCACACATGCAAACAAGACAATTGGATGGAAAAATTGGAGTTGATGGCAAAGAATTAACGTCTAATACCCCTAAAATTAATGGATATGGATTTGTTAAAACTCCATCACCTGCTCCTGGTGTTAATCAAAGCCCACTGATGACCTGGGGAGAAATTGAAGGTACTCCATTCCGTTTAGATGGTAGTGACACCCCACTGACTCCTCATAATTCTGGTCCTATTTTCAAAATACCTGAACAGCCCAAACGTGAAAGATTAGCACACGCACTTGCTGAAAAAGCTAGTGAAggtcatagaaataaaaaaattagagctCTGGAGACAGCCAGAAAACAGTTATCTACGTaaggaattttattttattttttcattcatatatattatttaattttactatttgttttctttataatattttagaccaTCGCCTTCTAATTTAATGAGTAGTCCATTGGATCGATTGAATTCTATGTCACCAGCAGCTCAAAGACTTATATGTAACCGTATAAGTAGTGATAGAAGAAGAGATGCTGCATTAAGAGCATCTTATAGTCCATCGCCACATACAACTCCATCTGGATCGCCATCAATTTCTGGATTAAaaagcaatattaaaaaatctacacCTACTAATCAGAAAAAACCATATGAATTACCTAAAAACCTTACTGATAACTTATTGAATATCAATGTTTCCAAACGTTCAAGAGCTGtagatttcttttaaataatttgaaacacAAGTTATGTTTTTGTACTgtgttgttaatatttaatttttattttccaaaaagtTTGATACagtagtattaaatattgtaacattGTCTGCATCTTGTTCGACAAATGATATTgatatactgaaataataaattgagaatctagttatatatttgaaacattgaatttttataaataataattgtatatgctTATACTTCTTATTGGTTAGGTTTAAATTATCACTAATGTGTTTTACAAGTTTTTcggcatgtataatattttgttcaggaCTGATTTTTCCAGAACCGCGTACTAGTTTTAATGTTCCTAAGACACACGGACCATCTAACCCATACCAATATATCTCTTGATCAGGATTTATGTGCACAACacaaaactataattaaaaagtgaaatgtacaaattaaaataggtattaattaatatctcaagttcttaacaataattaggtgtatataatttaaattgtacatactgttttataataagatactaataaatgttaaattaacacCTTTATTTAACCTTCTaaattgtgatttaaaaatcatatctattaactattatagtaatttacacaattattgttctttttttttaaatttataatttcttaactAAATCACAATGTTTTTTGTTAAGATATaccaattataatactattttatctcaacaattaattattttaagaattttttccCAAGTATTCTCGTATGGTCTCCCCACAAAAAGAATCCTCAGAAAGTCAGAATGCAAATCATCATACCAATTTATCACCATACCAGagcttagtttttaaaaatataaaattaaaataaaatattaaacatgtgtaaaaatattaaaactacctatattacaatgattttttaaatattttgttatcttaCTTTTATTGGTGATTCAAATACATCTGCCATTAGTTCACAAGTCTTTACTGTAAAATCTAACGGCACATTAGTCATTGACAAATTTGTATCAATTTGCAAAATTGgcattttagttttgtgtttgAATTAGTAAgagttttatttacaattatcaaAAACTAAATAGTTACATTAGAATAATGACTAAATAgattaaacttattataaaatatgccaatatattaataaatatttattcataattatttatcacataatatagtgattagaatattaacaaacaaaaaaaagttagtcCGATATACTgtcatgtttttgtttttgtttttttttttattttaatgataaaaacgtaattattataagttataacttataattgtgtaacaaaatgattattttttctatatacaattacataataaatttaaatataaaaataatattttaacatgtgAAATTGATATTAATCTCAATGACTCAGTAttaattggtacctataaaCATAAGAAGGTAGGTAGgtgggtatttatttattatcaaatatttgatatatcaatgatttaaaagttttaaaataattttaaagagttTGTCTAATTGGGCAGTTCATAAGTAAAATCAATTGAGAGTTACGACATGTATAGTactaactattgtctattaccttaaaataaattaataatagtaatgattaataaactatttgttgtaattatgCCATTGATAAATATGTGACACTTGTTTGGAATGAAATGAACAGGCGAACAGCCAATAGgtgaaatttgtttaattttttagaaattaaaacttgCAATAAGTGGCTTGGCGCGGTGCCGGTGGCTGCAATCAATCAAATGCAATGCTAAATATTTTGGGTCTATTTGGActatttacagacattttaattgttcagtcttttagtttttttttttttttaaatttacttcaaaaaagttttaaaacaaaattcctcATAACTGGTTCAcaacacaattataaaaataaattaaaaatagtcacaatttttttttatgagcctttaaagttaatttttttacaaattcatcaaaattacaaaataaaattatttattatatatatttttttttagtgataagtacattcctatattataagtatatatttgtaattaactattaataatgtGGCAATTGCACTaaatagcttttaaaaaatatttgttaaatcattttcatgtttttgtGAGTAGTATTGTAGTCTgggaatttttattccaattgCCATAGTCGACACCTGTTGTACTGATGGTTTGGCGGGTTTCCCCCTACGagttacttttcatgtaatatCAGGGGGGTTACAGCCCCTCCAACATTTAGCCCTAGTTGTCCCATTGGGTTTGACTGATAAAAGGGAGCCTagaatagtaaaatgtatataataatattatagttatattatggtctatttttcttttgtttttatagtatctactatctacaATTCATTATAGTTtactcaattatatttataacgatcaatttatttttttattcaaaatcaaaCCATCACTCACTAATTCTAGTAATTCACTGCCTAGACTAGGTATGTCGTGTGTATCACTACGACtaaaatccataatattttccttggtatttactttattattctttttagtattttaaatgagtATAGAAGATACATACACAGTCATAAAAAACATGatgtacattaattaattatgcatTACACCCAATGAACACAATtcctacattttttctttttaaaaacttaatttgaaaaataataatatcacatatataatatacagtacggTTGGACATGGAAACTTGCCTTATCTATATAAAATCTcaggaaaacatttttttttttttagtgcactTTTAAGATTATGTGGTGCACAAAGTATGACGTAATTATAAGTGGTGATCGGGAGGGAGGCTTACAGGtcccccaaaataatttatttgaatttatagtcctcctaaaaattagaaaataggCCATGTTGTACTTTAGTACaggttacataattatatatggataatatttttttactattattcagtaggtacctagaaacctaggtacctacaaaacaaatatttttattatacctaataatttattaaaatatggaaactatgtgatattcatttttttaagataacatACTGCGATTACTGACTAATACCCAAtatcacaatatacaatatcaaataatattgaattttaactgtgttaatataattattgtacatttgtgatTTGTACCTAGATTTTggattattgttatcattaaaattatattggtgAAACCTGGGTAAGACTTAAAATGGGACAATCCAATTTTGTCCACacttgtatttttgtattacaattacttttctagtacctacttttaatctAAAATTGCCATCATTACCTAAATATTCTTTCTATACCCTAGTTTAAACACATTCAACAAGAAGTGTAATAgatcaataaaattaacttaaatatgtCTTGTCAATAGCCAATATAAATAGctattatgataacaataaacTTGCTTTCATTACTACATTCTAATATtctacatattctacaataaaatatttaattatgtttgagTCACATGTAACAGTTAGTTTGATTGGGGTGTAGAGATCTGTTTGCTACCAAATATTTGAGCccttcttaatattttataggatcTCCATTATCCACCTATGGTCATAATGCAAACAAAAATAACCACTGGCATATAAAATGGTTCATCCTTAGACTGCGTGTACTTTAGGCTATTTACCTATCGACTACCTTACTtaataattgacaattgtatAGTTTCAGAAAAAAGTATAcagtattaaaatgaattatttattagtattataatattattacacaatagatttaaaagacttaaaaaaaaaaaacacaaatattttattgtcacaTAATCATCGAATATCTTGTCAGATTCTATTGAATAATCTCTTCTAAAGTCGTACCTCGGACTCCAATATTGCTTGGTTTTTGTTCCAcgaatgataaataaaatctacaacatagcaataaaataatgtttgtattaatagtacctactaatttgtaaaagtaaaaattgtacatatttattaattaggtataactgCACAAGTTGAAACTAccaaacataggtaatatagaatgttatgtttaaaataaaacatgggCACCTAgctaacatattaattattatgtatagatatagATCCGTATTAAATGAGATAATAtgaataagaatatattatattaacggtAGGTACTTAGCACGTAGGCACCTACTTTGTACAATATACCTAGtcattaaataacttaatttattttttaatgttaagctataattctataattttatgtatttactaaCATTATCTCTTAGGTCTTAgctagtattattgtatatttgtattcactattcagtaaccaaacaaataattatttttatttcaaattgttaaaacaattgtttttcttttaaaagattttcatcaatattaaaaatgtaatgtagaCTGTATGTAAGTATCTATAGCAAAAATTTACGGaagtttaagattaaaaaaagtgtaatatttatccttgaatttatttagatgaagtctattgatttttttttaaatttaaataattatattgctaATAAACTaggtgtttttattaataatgtatatcaacaaaatataataattaataattaggcgAATATCAAActgaatatatagatataaaacataatttgtacatataattaatttaaaaccaaatatacTTGTCTTGCGGTATGCCAAGTTGTTTTTCAATGAAGTCGTATATAATTGAAGCATAATGCTTATTTTCATCGATTCCAAAGTTTCCAGTTCCGGTTAAGTTTCCTAGTGCACATGGCGATTCATTATTATACCAAAACATCTGTTGTCCAGCCTTGATTCTCACAgcaatatactaaaaaaaatgtaatatttaaatttgatcaatCATATATACAGATAGGTATAGTGATAGttaagataattaatttatattgatgtatAGATTACCaagataggtatctatatacagtaaaactttCGTTAACGGTCACTTCTATAggacggtcacctctatgtaacagtcaatttttttagtcCAGTCGAGTGTTTtcctagtgttattctacctctgtaggaggggcacctctaaatagcggtcattatttacagactcttcggtgaccgttatatggaagttctactgtaataagtaataagtaataactaataacatagcccatataggtaatatacctatatataatcggtaggtacctatattacagtaaataatatataataggtgcatttttattgttcaatattttaaacaagttaaaagcacattatataggtactgacaaACTATAAAGTTAGATATACTTGggaaagtataaataatttaattaagaaaaaacttaaaaaaaaagccaAAACCGACTTAAAAACAGTACATAAgaatcactaaaaaaaaaattaataatttaattccaaaagtatatttttaagtaacatAAGGTGactatatcaaattttcaaaccaACCCgaactataagtacctacaatattttttttgatgttttgcCGGTGCACGAGAGTGTTGTGGCGTAACTTGGCAccaacatcaaaaaaaaaataaatgattgcaCTGTTCAGGTTGATTTGGAATAGTTACTGAATAATATACTgcttaaagtaaaattattttattctcttTAGTGGTTTAGTGGCATTTAGTGAACTTCATTTGAAgtcagtttttgttttttttaaatatttttttaatgggtaCGTAAACTGCTAAACACGCTGCTCGTATGAGACAGCAAAGATTAgctgaaacaaattaaataaaataggaatAGAAATATTATGGACTTTGGAGAATAGGTAGATCTAAAGAAAGTAACGACAAATCTTTCACAAATGTGAGCATATTTAAACTCCAATACGAAAACTTGAAAAATCATGCTCATTGTCATACTTAGTGGCTAGTTCTATACCCGAACGCTTATAAAACGAAATGAAGGAGCACCAATGCACCATCGCCTTGATTTGATACGTGCTCGGTTTTCAAATGAATCATCTTACGAATATGGGAATAATTGCTTGTCTAGTTATCTGACTTAGATATAgcgatgaattaataaaaatatacaacacgACGAGAGATCTCTGTCAGAAATGAGGCTACATAATCTATACAGATACATTTACGTTGGTTATCTACCTATCATTATCAGTATCATAATacctgttttatttatttaaaaaaaaagaaacaaatagatttagaaataataaatatataatataatcaattaaaacacTATTTATCGGGAATGATTATAGGTAGGTTGAAGAGTTCCGTTCTTCATCTTTGAAATTCTGAAGGCTTTCTTCAGATCTTCATCAAAACTATATGCATAATGGGACCCACCCTGCTTATTAAAAAAGAACCGTCAATACATTTAGAAATGTATACAGTAGATGTGTAAACTAACCCATTGTACTTATCGCTATTCAGCGAGGTAGTGATTAAATGTTATTCGTTGCAGGGGCGTAATTCCTAATCACGCCACTGATTCGTTGAGGAGTTAAGCTCTCTATCCAATTTTTCATCAGATCTTGATGAAATTAATATGGGACTTCCCTGGAGGTGTACCTAcccttttaattaaaaaagaaccatatattttatacctatattcaaGTAAAATCCTGTGTATCTTAGGTTAATAGGAAgatatcaaaattaaacattgttaCACCACGAgtcgttttgttttatttatgcgCTTCTCCAATATGGCCCAAGTTTCCCTAGGTGGTGTCAACTAGAGGCAGTCTAGCAGTATAATTACTCGTAAGCtcctaaaattgtatacaattcaaTTCTTCACTATTAAAGACTGTCATtgggcaaaatattttaatgtaggtaaatGGTATATGATGACAATTAAGTGTACCTAATTAAACGCGGTCGAAactagaaaaacaaaatatgttttgaccTCAAGTTCTAAGTTTAGATCTGCAGAATAGGTACAAGcactacaaattaaaattagaaatattttgaaaatttttataatatattgtttcaaattgaAATGCAGGTATAGTCGTAGGAGGTaggtatcaataaaatataaaaaggtaataCATTTAACTTACTAGTTCTGGTGTTTGGAGTACTTGGCTGACTAATTTTGATGCATCAGCTAAAAATGTTGATggaattttgtattttggtaAATTAGTAGTAATGCTTAAAGTTGGCATGTTGTTGTCTTAAGTTAAATAACctctatgaataatttaaactgATTAATGAAGTTATGGGTACGTTAGACAAGTTGACCAATAGTATAGCTCCAGTACATTAACTACTTTATGagatattcttattatattataggtacttcgtATTTATCATTTCAATCATCtgttgtgtaataaataaaaaaaattataaattcattaaaaaacgaatgacgcAACAGACATTATCTCATAGTCTATTCCTATTTCTTATATTGGCACCtatctataatacattatgaacaCATAGATATAACTATAACTCTTATAGATTTTAGTCCCTACC
This is a stretch of genomic DNA from Acyrthosiphon pisum isolate AL4f chromosome A3, pea_aphid_22Mar2018_4r6ur, whole genome shotgun sequence. It encodes these proteins:
- the LOC100166498 gene encoding splicing factor ESS-2 homolog, with the protein product MDAKKQQTVLPEEEYLESIGKIIERDFFPDLEKWKAQKDYLDAVQQNDTKKLREIYEKYSLSKRLLIEQPDASPDTFETPQPTKGPMSSRTVDPTDLDDGKHDDSRSKDTEIIGLDKFLSNTTSEDNHSFNEIIKEAEIQYKKKNAWLFEGEKKALEMVDKLEVPSIESQASNTERAFNLDSWAFKNKNFIMYIPDGVTLTKDELINMASKRQKIDHSNTRLKLNPFDERHNKQQLCSLAHMQTRQLDGKIGVDGKELTSNTPKINGYGFVKTPSPAPGVNQSPLMTWGEIEGTPFRLDGSDTPLTPHNSGPIFKIPEQPKRERLAHALAEKASEGHRNKKIRALETARKQLSTPSPSNLMSSPLDRLNSMSPAAQRLICNRISSDRRRDAALRASYSPSPHTTPSGSPSISGLKSNIKKSTPTNQKKPYELPKNLTDNLLNINVSKRSRAVDFF
- the LOC103309364 gene encoding macrophage migration inhibitory factor homolog isoform X2, whose protein sequence is MPILQIDTNLSMTNVPLDFTVKTCELMADVFESPIKFCVVHINPDQEIYWYGLDGPCVLGTLKLVRGSGKISPEQNIIHAEKLVKHISDNLNLTNKNISISFVEQDADNVTIFNTTVSNFLENKN
- the LOC103309364 gene encoding macrophage migration inhibitory factor homolog isoform X1, coding for MPILQIDTNLSMTNVPLDFTVKTCELMADVFESPIKFCVVHINPDQEIYWYGLDGPCVLGTLKLVRGSGKISPEQNIIHAEKLVKHISDNLNLTNKKYKHIQLLFIKIQCFKYITRFSIYYFSISISFVEQDADNVTIFNTTVSNFLENKN
- the LOC100144890 gene encoding macrophage migration inhibitory factor-like protein (The RefSeq protein has 1 substitution compared to this genomic sequence), with the protein product MPTLSITTNLPKYKIPSTFLADASKLVSQVLQTPELYIAVRIKAGQQMFWYNNESLCALGNLTGTGNFGIDENKHYASIIYDFIEKQLGIPQDKFYLSFVEQKPSNIGVRGTTLEEIIQ